In Desulfuribacillus stibiiarsenatis, one genomic interval encodes:
- a CDS encoding YcdB/YcdC domain-containing protein, which yields MIKKGAISMLAATIVFSGMPNVQAMTLSISEPVVTREIPNTIFAPENAMSAEEALIRVKRLVSIPQEMDAMRSNYYEDLNRKIWSFSWTSSKQYIGELSVQIDVVSGDIINYYIYSEKYPAATSQSYLPKISWEQGRTVASDVIRRFTNKQSHEYVLANKEQFVLQKGAKSHYYTFEQVINGVPVKGQTIGISINADTGELMNYHSQWIPNFPKEEKAMVSKDEALETFKKANGMELAYLLRPYDAMRKEVPRVQLVYRPVKVHEFAVDATTGEMFQQNQYYGYESPQMTKEATRDSRLEDFEKVELEKLANLISQDQALQIAQKITSIPDSLKLTYISMQQNWEFPENRHWDMRWEKNEQDGERHYYESVEIAIHAKTGKLVRYGKYNNQMETEKVDEKDFKVQSEQQAIEIAKAYIALHYPEYLDSLQLRTDAYNKILDAQGKPNNYNLHFQRMVNGIPFDSNYIMVNVQAATGEVQHFNCSWYDIDFPKVENVITKENALNQFLSDNTFELNYNKYYDYKFQTPQSKLVYSFTQLDNMIYDAHTGKALDYQGKEKLDTKKEFKDLTNHWVENDVEFLQKYGLIFVDEDEFKPSQAITQGEFIKMLLKIERPYLAQFSVRDVELYAAERSFILPVQTRQWDDKTTISREDMAQILVQFLNYHEVAALDIFTSNFKDDASIAKDRQGAVAILHGMKIMSGADGMFMPKKLTTRAEAAATIVKLLKR from the coding sequence ATGATAAAAAAAGGTGCTATTAGTATGCTAGCAGCTACCATTGTATTTAGTGGAATGCCTAATGTCCAAGCGATGACATTATCAATTTCAGAGCCTGTCGTGACGCGGGAGATTCCGAACACTATCTTTGCACCAGAAAATGCAATGAGCGCAGAAGAAGCATTAATTCGAGTTAAGCGTTTAGTCTCAATTCCTCAGGAGATGGATGCTATGCGATCGAATTACTACGAGGATCTCAATCGTAAGATATGGAGCTTCTCGTGGACGTCTAGTAAGCAATACATAGGGGAGCTATCGGTTCAAATCGATGTTGTGAGTGGAGATATTATTAACTATTATATATACTCAGAGAAATATCCTGCGGCAACTTCGCAATCCTATTTACCGAAAATTAGTTGGGAGCAAGGACGAACCGTTGCATCCGATGTAATTCGCAGATTCACGAATAAACAATCTCATGAATACGTATTAGCAAACAAGGAACAATTCGTTTTGCAAAAAGGGGCAAAAAGTCACTATTATACGTTTGAGCAAGTCATCAATGGCGTACCAGTAAAAGGACAGACAATCGGAATCTCAATCAATGCTGATACAGGTGAATTGATGAATTATCACTCGCAATGGATTCCGAACTTCCCAAAAGAAGAAAAGGCCATGGTGTCAAAAGATGAAGCATTAGAAACTTTTAAGAAAGCAAATGGAATGGAACTTGCGTATTTATTAAGACCGTACGATGCTATGAGAAAAGAAGTGCCGCGTGTGCAATTAGTATATCGCCCTGTGAAAGTCCACGAGTTTGCTGTGGATGCAACGACAGGTGAGATGTTCCAGCAAAACCAGTATTATGGATATGAAAGTCCACAAATGACGAAGGAAGCAACCAGAGATAGTCGTTTAGAAGACTTTGAAAAGGTTGAATTAGAAAAATTAGCCAATTTAATTTCGCAAGATCAAGCCTTACAAATAGCACAAAAAATTACTTCAATACCAGACTCATTAAAGCTTACATATATTAGTATGCAACAAAACTGGGAATTTCCTGAGAACAGACACTGGGATATGCGCTGGGAGAAGAACGAGCAAGATGGCGAACGTCATTATTATGAGAGCGTAGAAATCGCTATCCATGCGAAGACGGGTAAGCTAGTCCGCTACGGCAAGTATAATAATCAAATGGAAACGGAAAAGGTTGACGAAAAAGACTTTAAAGTTCAAAGTGAACAGCAAGCAATTGAGATAGCAAAGGCATATATTGCATTGCATTACCCAGAATATTTAGATTCGCTGCAACTACGAACAGATGCTTATAATAAAATTCTCGATGCACAAGGGAAACCGAACAATTATAATTTGCATTTTCAACGCATGGTTAATGGTATTCCTTTTGACTCGAATTATATCATGGTCAATGTACAAGCAGCTACAGGGGAAGTTCAACATTTTAACTGCAGCTGGTATGACATAGATTTCCCAAAAGTCGAGAATGTAATCACGAAAGAAAATGCATTGAACCAATTTTTATCAGATAATACGTTTGAGTTAAATTACAATAAATATTATGATTATAAATTTCAAACACCGCAATCAAAGTTAGTCTATAGCTTCACGCAACTAGATAATATGATATATGATGCTCATACGGGCAAGGCACTAGATTACCAAGGAAAAGAGAAACTTGATACAAAAAAGGAATTTAAAGATCTTACAAATCATTGGGTTGAAAATGATGTGGAATTCTTACAGAAGTACGGTTTGATTTTTGTAGATGAGGATGAATTTAAGCCAAGTCAGGCGATTACCCAAGGGGAATTTATTAAAATGCTGTTAAAAATTGAACGACCGTATTTAGCGCAATTCTCTGTAAGAGATGTAGAGTTATATGCTGCAGAAAGGTCATTCATACTCCCAGTGCAAACAAGACAGTGGGACGATAAAACAACAATTTCAAGAGAAGATATGGCGCAAATTTTAGTGCAGTTTTTAAATTATCACGAAGTGGCGGCTCTTGACATTTTTACTAGTAATTTCAAAGATGATGCAAGTATTGCTAAGGATCGTCAAGGTGCAGTTGCGATTTTGCATGGTATGAAGATTATGAGTGGTGCTGATGGAATGTTTATGCCAAAGAAACTTACAACAAGAGCTGAAGCAGCAGCCACTATTGTGAAACTGCTAAAGCGCTAG
- a CDS encoding hydrogenase iron-sulfur subunit has protein sequence MGILSRYFNKYIDNKLADCPIEIHHDRCKMAKRNCGEVCIQSCPKQALTSSEMLEVDDTSCIGCGTCVTSCLNGAIAMKKYKDETFIRNTVNTCQGEKIVAISCEKSAANQEEALQHVKRLEVDCLARLHPGMIMLPLALGVEHVWVDISACSDCVHNIECKITNRIEQNFAQTVEWLSSLGADEQRLVIHEQMPLHLKREAVQNHIDKSAYDRRSFFVHLKQGVKSNTLGVFGDFADQVFEEKSEQPEAHGRVQGETKQREILQIAMQSIAKNHLVGDRTCSIQKLQIGDDCSLCNICSKLCPTGSIQQIKDEEQMYGNITFRAASCNQCYLCETLCPRNQISFGDQVLVADFISKKEEEVFYTKLNSCTKCKDNFPAKLETDELCPICARKKSNNIFS, from the coding sequence ATGGGCATTCTATCGAGATACTTTAATAAGTATATTGACAACAAGCTTGCAGATTGTCCAATTGAAATACATCATGACCGATGTAAAATGGCCAAACGTAATTGCGGAGAGGTGTGTATACAATCTTGTCCGAAGCAAGCTCTAACTTCTTCAGAGATGCTAGAAGTGGATGACACAAGCTGTATTGGGTGTGGGACTTGTGTAACAAGTTGTCTGAATGGAGCTATTGCAATGAAAAAATACAAAGATGAAACCTTCATAAGGAACACAGTGAACACTTGCCAAGGTGAGAAGATTGTTGCCATTTCCTGCGAAAAATCTGCTGCGAATCAAGAAGAAGCATTACAGCACGTGAAGCGCTTAGAGGTGGATTGCCTAGCGCGCCTTCATCCAGGGATGATTATGCTTCCACTAGCCCTTGGCGTAGAGCACGTTTGGGTAGATATTTCCGCCTGTAGTGATTGTGTTCATAATATAGAGTGTAAAATTACCAATCGAATTGAACAAAACTTTGCACAAACAGTCGAATGGCTATCTAGTCTCGGCGCAGATGAACAACGACTCGTAATTCATGAGCAGATGCCACTTCATCTAAAGCGCGAGGCAGTGCAAAACCATATTGATAAGAGTGCTTATGACCGCCGCTCATTCTTCGTACACCTCAAGCAAGGAGTTAAAAGTAATACCCTGGGTGTGTTTGGAGATTTCGCAGATCAGGTATTTGAAGAGAAATCAGAACAACCTGAAGCGCATGGTCGAGTGCAAGGCGAGACGAAGCAGCGTGAAATATTGCAAATCGCTATGCAAAGCATTGCCAAAAACCATTTAGTAGGCGATCGCACCTGTAGTATTCAAAAGTTACAAATCGGTGATGACTGTAGCTTGTGTAATATATGTAGTAAACTTTGCCCAACTGGGTCGATTCAGCAGATCAAGGATGAAGAGCAGATGTATGGAAATATCACTTTCCGTGCTGCAAGCTGTAATCAATGCTATCTATGTGAAACCCTATGTCCGCGCAATCAAATTTCCTTCGGAGACCAAGTACTCGTTGCAGACTTTATTAGCAAGAAGGAAGAAGAAGTTTTCTACACAAAATTAAATAGTTGTACCAAATGCAAGGATAACTTTCCTGCGAAGCTTGAAACGGATGAATTATGTCCTATCTGTGCGCGCAAGAAATCCAATAACATTTTTTCGTAG
- a CDS encoding TorD/DmsD family molecular chaperone encodes MTEVIIAKEKAKEVSFKLLSACYQLPDKDWKTVSLLEGLVQALETANSKAVDSAKKMLEIVEGTEDFTDLQVDFAKLFVGPDRLLAAPYGSVYLDGGRRVMGDSTMAALAFYDKIGLQMSKEQKELPDHIEVELEVMYFLLYKERTLRKEDNAELADAYLADIKEFLTEQIGAWVDAFVGDVEKEAEQEFYKLLADVTRTLIAEEKQRFLNKDLH; translated from the coding sequence ATGACAGAAGTAATAATCGCAAAAGAGAAAGCTAAAGAGGTATCTTTTAAACTATTATCAGCATGCTATCAATTACCAGATAAAGATTGGAAGACAGTTTCATTACTTGAAGGCTTAGTACAAGCATTAGAAACTGCGAATAGTAAAGCCGTAGACAGTGCGAAGAAAATGCTTGAGATTGTTGAGGGAACTGAGGATTTTACAGACTTACAAGTAGATTTCGCAAAGCTTTTCGTTGGTCCTGACCGCTTATTAGCTGCACCGTATGGATCAGTATATCTAGATGGCGGCAGACGCGTTATGGGAGACTCTACTATGGCAGCACTTGCCTTCTATGACAAGATTGGTCTACAAATGTCTAAAGAACAAAAAGAGCTTCCTGATCATATCGAAGTTGAGTTAGAAGTTATGTACTTCTTATTATATAAAGAGCGCACATTAAGAAAAGAAGACAATGCTGAGCTTGCTGACGCTTACCTTGCAGATATTAAAGAGTTCTTAACAGAACAAATTGGCGCTTGGGTCGATGCATTTGTTGGAGATGTTGAAAAAGAAGCGGAACAGGAATTCTATAAGCTTTTAGCTGATGTGACTAGAACACTGATAGCAGAAGAGAAGCAACGTTTTTTAAACAAGGATTTACACTAG
- a CDS encoding 4Fe-4S dicluster domain-containing protein, with the protein MTRLGMVIDLQKCVGCSACSIGCKMENNIPDGIFWSHYKQETEGTFPNVKLRYISTLCNHCTDAPCVKACPTSPKSTYKAENGMTLYNSDTCISCRACEFSCPYGQITFNAVDAEAKPYHNPDRALTEKGGTQGLRKKGKVEKCTFCDHRVRNGVDPFCVETCPANARIFGDLDDPNSEVSQLVAKNANFVLKPEANTKPNVFYINSYGKK; encoded by the coding sequence GTGACAAGACTAGGTATGGTAATCGATTTACAGAAATGTGTAGGATGTTCTGCATGTTCAATCGGATGTAAGATGGAGAACAATATTCCAGACGGAATCTTCTGGTCCCATTACAAGCAAGAAACTGAAGGAACTTTTCCTAACGTTAAATTAAGATATATTTCAACTTTATGTAACCATTGCACAGATGCACCATGTGTGAAGGCATGTCCTACAAGTCCTAAATCAACTTATAAGGCAGAAAACGGAATGACGCTTTATAATTCTGATACTTGTATCTCTTGCAGAGCTTGCGAATTCTCTTGCCCATATGGACAAATCACGTTCAATGCAGTGGATGCAGAAGCTAAGCCTTACCACAATCCTGACCGTGCATTAACGGAAAAGGGTGGAACTCAAGGTCTTCGTAAGAAGGGTAAAGTAGAGAAGTGCACATTCTGTGACCACAGAGTGCGTAACGGCGTAGATCCATTCTGCGTAGAGACTTGCCCAGCAAACGCTCGTATATTTGGTGACTTAGATGATCCTAACAGTGAAGTAAGTCAACTAGTTGCGAAGAATGCGAACTTTGTATTAAAGCCAGAAGCAAATACAAAGCCTAACGTGTTTTATATCAATAGTTACGGTAAGAAGTAA
- a CDS encoding molybdopterin-dependent oxidoreductase, with amino-acid sequence MSLTRRGFLKVSALTGVSVLGLVGCELEEAQLDTVTETPAGRKLEPIGALKQGKWVGTGCQGCTSWCSSQAYVVDGRVIKIRGNVNAKSQQGAACPRMRLAIQQAYDPDRIKQPMKRTNPKKGRSEEPKFVPISWDEAFDTIADKLLELIKANEGHKLVAFRGRYTDINDLAYSTFPKLMGSPNNISHSSICAESEKFGPMYTHGKGSYRDYDLINSKYVLIWGMDPLATNRQVSTWLKNWGEIIGDAKIAVVEPRFTSTASKADEWLPVISGQDGALAVALAHVLLTKGLWSKEFVGDFKDGKNLFVAGKTVDEAAFTEKHTNGIVKWWNLELKDRTPEWASPLCGIPVEQIVRVATEMGNNAPYTCVMMGGGGVMQQRGAYNSMAIHALNGIVGSVEHEGGCGFPSGATYGSFPAFAEFQTKEAAATAKHKKIDHRGRLEWANMPTGSVGGGVNTNRVADGILAADPNEIKMAIGYWINLNFSCAENHRWDAAMAKVPFFAHCVTHNSEMSWFADILLPSTHHMFEQWSVTGTYQNMVAHRAIQQPMIDKVYDAKNYESEVMWGIAEKLAAKGFTNFLDYLKTFKDPETGKAATNGEELGLYMTKILTEPIWNPEKYKSGDKFNGWNHFVEVGVWNGGAFKYKAAWSNMGTATKKFEFYSETLKKNLQTHADNNKATIDQALAAMNYTARGDLAFVPHYETPITVGDANKYPLIFIDQKSRLNREGRSANCGWYQDFKDVDFGDEKNGDTIKINPVDATKLGIKHGDKVRVTSPAGSIEVTAFVWEGIRPGHAAKSYGQGHWNYGKKANGKGGNNNAVLSAVYEKLSGATVYYANTRVNITKA; translated from the coding sequence ATGAGTTTAACAAGAAGAGGTTTTTTGAAAGTCTCTGCTCTAACAGGTGTTAGCGTACTAGGCTTAGTCGGTTGTGAATTAGAAGAAGCACAGCTTGACACAGTAACAGAAACTCCTGCTGGCCGTAAGCTTGAGCCAATCGGTGCTCTTAAGCAAGGTAAATGGGTAGGAACTGGATGTCAAGGGTGTACATCTTGGTGTTCATCACAAGCTTACGTGGTAGATGGTCGTGTTATCAAAATCCGTGGTAACGTAAATGCAAAGAGCCAACAAGGTGCTGCTTGTCCGAGAATGCGCTTAGCAATTCAACAGGCATACGATCCAGACCGCATTAAGCAACCAATGAAGCGTACGAACCCTAAAAAGGGCCGTAGCGAAGAGCCTAAATTCGTACCTATTTCTTGGGACGAAGCATTCGATACAATTGCTGACAAGTTATTAGAGCTTATCAAAGCAAATGAAGGTCACAAATTAGTAGCATTTAGAGGTCGTTATACTGACATCAATGACTTAGCATACAGTACTTTCCCTAAGTTAATGGGTTCTCCAAACAACATTTCCCACAGCTCCATTTGTGCTGAATCAGAGAAATTTGGTCCTATGTATACTCATGGAAAAGGTTCTTACCGTGACTATGACTTAATCAATTCTAAATATGTTTTGATCTGGGGTATGGACCCATTAGCAACAAACCGTCAGGTTTCTACTTGGTTGAAGAACTGGGGAGAGATTATCGGCGATGCGAAGATTGCTGTTGTAGAGCCTCGCTTTACATCAACTGCTTCGAAGGCTGATGAGTGGTTGCCAGTTATCTCAGGTCAAGATGGTGCGTTAGCAGTTGCATTAGCACACGTTCTTCTTACTAAGGGATTATGGTCTAAAGAGTTCGTAGGTGACTTCAAGGATGGTAAGAACTTATTCGTAGCTGGTAAAACAGTTGACGAAGCTGCTTTTACAGAGAAGCATACAAATGGTATTGTGAAATGGTGGAACTTAGAGCTTAAGGATCGTACACCAGAATGGGCATCTCCACTATGCGGTATCCCAGTAGAGCAAATCGTTCGTGTAGCTACTGAAATGGGTAATAATGCTCCTTACACTTGTGTAATGATGGGTGGCGGAGGCGTAATGCAACAACGTGGTGCATACAACTCTATGGCAATCCATGCATTAAACGGTATTGTTGGTTCTGTAGAACACGAAGGTGGATGTGGATTCCCAAGTGGAGCAACATATGGCTCATTCCCAGCATTTGCAGAGTTCCAAACAAAAGAAGCAGCGGCTACAGCAAAGCATAAGAAAATTGACCACCGTGGTCGTCTAGAGTGGGCGAACATGCCAACAGGTTCTGTCGGTGGCGGTGTTAACACAAACCGTGTTGCTGATGGAATCCTAGCAGCAGATCCAAATGAAATTAAAATGGCTATTGGATACTGGATTAACCTGAACTTCTCTTGCGCTGAGAACCATCGTTGGGATGCGGCAATGGCAAAGGTTCCATTCTTCGCACATTGCGTAACGCATAACTCAGAGATGAGCTGGTTTGCAGATATCTTATTACCGTCTACTCACCATATGTTCGAACAGTGGAGCGTAACTGGAACATACCAGAACATGGTTGCGCATAGAGCGATTCAACAACCAATGATTGATAAGGTTTATGACGCGAAGAACTATGAATCAGAAGTAATGTGGGGAATCGCTGAGAAATTAGCAGCAAAAGGCTTCACAAACTTCTTAGACTACTTGAAGACTTTCAAGGATCCAGAAACAGGTAAAGCAGCAACAAATGGCGAAGAACTTGGTTTATACATGACTAAGATTCTTACAGAGCCAATTTGGAACCCAGAAAAGTATAAGAGTGGAGATAAGTTCAATGGCTGGAACCACTTCGTAGAAGTTGGCGTTTGGAACGGCGGAGCTTTCAAATACAAGGCTGCATGGAGCAACATGGGTACAGCTACGAAGAAATTCGAATTCTATAGCGAAACGTTGAAGAAGAACCTTCAAACGCATGCAGATAACAATAAAGCGACAATTGACCAAGCATTAGCAGCAATGAATTACACTGCTAGAGGAGACTTAGCATTCGTTCCTCACTACGAAACACCAATCACTGTTGGCGATGCTAATAAGTATCCACTAATCTTCATCGACCAAAAGTCTCGTTTAAACCGTGAAGGCCGTTCAGCAAACTGCGGATGGTACCAAGATTTTAAGGACGTTGACTTCGGCGATGAGAAGAATGGCGACACAATTAAGATTAACCCTGTTGATGCTACGAAACTTGGCATTAAGCATGGCGATAAAGTTCGCGTAACTTCACCTGCTGGAAGCATTGAAGTAACTGCATTCGTATGGGAAGGTATCCGTCCTGGCCACGCTGCAAAGTCTTATGGTCAAGGACACTGGAACTACGGTAAGAAAGCTAACGGCAAGGGCGGTAACAACAACGCAGTCCTTTCAGCAGTCTATGAGAAGTTAAGTGGAGCTACTGTTTACTACGCGAATACTCGTGTTAACATTACAAAAGCATAA
- a CDS encoding PFL family protein, with protein sequence MSLAFQEIMETIRMVEMENLDIRTVTMGISLKDCAHPDVQLFQENIYQKITTKAADLKAVADKIQREIGIPIINRRISITPIASVGVKFSSSDYVEIAKTLDRAAKTLGIDFIGGFSALVHKGMTNDERNLILSLPEALSSTERVCASISVATTKAGINMDAIALVGETIIKASEASKDQNSLACAKLVVFCNAPEDNPFMAGAFHGEGEPDVVINVGVSGPGVVLHALKKYPDADLTEVANVIKKTAFKITRAGELVGRLAADRLNAPFGIVDLSLAPTNATGDSVAEILEEIGVEVCGVPGTTAALALMNDAVKKGGSMATSHAGGFSGAFIPVSEDNGMIAAVEKGALTLSKLEAMTCVCSVGLDMIAVPGDTAPTTISGIIADESAIGMINKKTTAVRIIPVAGKKAGEMVEFGGLLGRAPIMEVSQYSSEKIIRRGGRIPAPIQALTN encoded by the coding sequence GTGAGTTTAGCTTTTCAGGAGATTATGGAAACCATCCGCATGGTTGAGATGGAGAATTTAGATATACGTACGGTAACAATGGGAATAAGCCTTAAAGATTGTGCGCACCCAGATGTACAACTGTTCCAAGAGAATATATATCAGAAAATAACAACAAAAGCAGCGGATTTGAAAGCAGTGGCTGATAAGATTCAAAGAGAAATTGGGATTCCTATTATCAATAGAAGAATCTCTATTACACCAATCGCAAGTGTCGGAGTGAAATTCTCTTCTAGCGATTACGTAGAAATCGCTAAGACCCTAGATCGAGCTGCTAAGACTTTGGGGATTGATTTCATTGGTGGATTCTCTGCTCTTGTACATAAAGGAATGACAAATGATGAGCGCAACCTGATTCTTTCGTTACCAGAAGCATTAAGCTCGACTGAAAGAGTCTGTGCTTCTATATCCGTAGCTACCACGAAGGCGGGTATTAACATGGATGCAATTGCCCTTGTAGGTGAGACGATTATTAAAGCTTCCGAAGCATCGAAGGATCAGAATAGCCTTGCTTGTGCGAAATTGGTAGTGTTCTGTAACGCTCCAGAGGATAATCCATTTATGGCAGGTGCGTTCCACGGAGAAGGTGAACCAGATGTTGTAATCAACGTTGGAGTTAGCGGGCCGGGTGTAGTTCTTCATGCACTGAAGAAGTACCCAGATGCAGATTTAACAGAAGTGGCAAATGTAATTAAGAAGACCGCCTTCAAAATCACCCGTGCAGGGGAGCTGGTGGGTCGCTTAGCTGCAGATCGCTTAAACGCTCCATTTGGTATTGTGGATTTATCACTTGCGCCTACGAATGCTACGGGAGATAGTGTAGCGGAGATTTTAGAAGAGATTGGAGTAGAAGTCTGCGGAGTACCTGGTACAACAGCGGCACTTGCACTAATGAATGATGCCGTGAAAAAGGGTGGCTCAATGGCTACTTCCCATGCCGGTGGATTCAGCGGTGCTTTCATTCCAGTAAGCGAAGACAATGGTATGATTGCAGCAGTGGAAAAAGGAGCTCTCACTCTCAGTAAGCTAGAGGCAATGACGTGTGTGTGCTCCGTTGGTCTAGATATGATTGCAGTTCCTGGCGATACTGCACCAACTACAATCTCTGGGATCATTGCAGATGAATCGGCGATTGGAATGATTAATAAGAAGACAACAGCTGTTCGTATTATTCCAGTAGCGGGGAAGAAAGCTGGAGAAATGGTTGAATTCGGAGGTCTACTGGGTAGAGCACCGATTATGGAAGTAAGCCAATACTCAAGTGAGAAGATTATCCGCCGTGGTGGAAGAATTCCTGCGCCGATTCAAGCATTAACGAATTAG
- a CDS encoding ACT domain-containing protein — protein MNHTKGNRVVVSVIGQDQKGIIAKVTAILAKNDVNILDISQTIMQDFFTMVMVVDIKDFQGDTEALSAQFKPLEDEMGLKIRLQHEDIFNFMHRI, from the coding sequence GTGAATCATACAAAAGGCAATCGTGTTGTAGTAAGTGTTATTGGACAAGACCAAAAGGGGATTATTGCAAAGGTCACAGCAATTTTAGCGAAAAATGATGTAAATATACTCGATATTAGCCAGACTATCATGCAAGACTTCTTTACAATGGTGATGGTCGTAGATATTAAGGACTTCCAAGGCGACACGGAAGCGCTAAGTGCTCAGTTTAAACCATTAGAAGACGAGATGGGGCTAAAGATTCGTTTGCAGCATGAGGACATTTTTAATTTCATGCATCGTATCTAA